The proteins below come from a single Argentina anserina chromosome 1, drPotAnse1.1, whole genome shotgun sequence genomic window:
- the LOC126785188 gene encoding serine acetyltransferase 5, whose product MPTGELRQSDSSEAEAEQWLWAHIKAEARRDAESEPALASYLYSTILSHSSLVQSLSFHLGNKLCSSTLLSTLLYDLFLNTFSSDSSLRAAAVADLRAAHERDPACVSFSHCLLNYKGFLACQAQRVAHKLWIQSRRPLALALHSRIAHVFAVDIHPAARIGKGVLFDHATGVVVGETAVIGNNVSILHHVTLGGTGKTGGDRHPKIGDGVLIGAGATILGNVNIGEGAKIGAGSVVLIDVPARTTAVGNPARLLGGKEKPSRHEDVPGESMDHTSFLSEWSDYII is encoded by the exons ATGCCGACCGGTGAGCTCCGGCAGTCAGATTCCTCCGAGGCCGAAGCCGAGCAGTGGCTGTGGGCTCACATCAAAGCGGAGGCGCGGCGCGACGCCGAGTCCGAGCCGGCTCTCGCCAGCTACCTCTACTCGACGATCCTCTCCCACTCGTCGCTGGTGCAATCGCTGTCGTTTCACCTCGGCAACAAGCTCTGCTCCTCCACTCTCCTCTCCACGCTCCTCTACGACCTCTTCCTCAACACCTTCTCCTCCGACTCCTCCCTACGCGCCGCCGCCGTCGCTGATCTACGCGCCGCCCACGAGCGCGACCCGGCCTGCGTGTCCTTCTCTCACTGCTTGCTCAATTACAAAGGCTTTCTAGCATGTCAG GCGCAAAGAGTGGCGCATAAGCTGTGGATTCAGTCACGCAGGCCGCTGGCGCTTGCGCTGCACTCGCGGATAGCCCATGTGTTTGCGGTGGATATTCACCCGGCGGCGAGGATTGGAAAGGGGGTGCTGTTTGACCACGCGACGGGAGTGGTGGTGGGGGAGACGGCGGTGATTGGGAACAATGTGTCCATACTCCACCACGTGACGCTGGGAGGGACCGGAAAGACGGGGGGAGACAGGCACCCCAAGATTGGCGACGGGGTGCTTATTGGAGCCGGGGCGACCATTTTGGGGAATGTGAACATTGGAGAGGGTGCAAAGATTGGGGCGGGGTCAGTGGTGCTTATTGACGTGCCGGCGAGGACTACGGCGGTGGGGAATCCGGCGAGGTTGCTCGGTGGGAAGGAGAAGCCGTCGAGGCATGAGGATGTGCCTGGAGAATCCATGGATCATACATCGTTTTTATCAGAGTGGTCTGACTATATTATATAG
- the LOC126789167 gene encoding protein EFFECTOR OF TRANSCRIPTION 2 isoform X1 has translation MALILKLDDEAPSMVSNVLTLVVQRLKREESKCTQLDSHFFDWKVIVGPCDWEDHSANKDGAERYRVHNLPSDESPGVYELGVAVLPSGSGRVIKADQIVPVYVGQADNVTTRLRQYGRTGAHLGKSCSFGNRYELICKGPGLFQQMLARGYTIVYRWAPVSLIYDMRTKSEALRAERMLLDTFDYAWNTRSNASRRHDDVLQKLEKLEKKSSKLTRFTTIVPRHLPFGQKQVGIRIKSSKMTSTEGKFSDYADRESRNLIPQVIKLGRSQPRLLLDGSGISHENTIVCGVAVGDASICTKAPVQGRKRCAEHKGMKNTGSTTASNREFVSYESRSIREYTEICGAAASDGSTCKSPPVQGRKRCDEHKGMRNTGSTTASNREFVPYESRIPREYTEICGAAASDGSTCISPPVQGRKRCAEHKGMWNTGSTTASKREFVSYESRITREYTEICGATTVKGSACRRPPAPGRMRCAMHKGMRSW, from the exons aTGGCTTTGATACTCAAACTTGATGATGAAGCCCCTTCAATGGTGTCCAACGTCTTAACCCTTGTTGTTCAAAGGTTGAAGAGGGAAGAAAGCAAGTGTACCCAGCTAGACTCTCACTTTTTTGATTGGAAG GTTATTGTTGGGCCTTGTGACTGGGAGGACCATTCAGCGAACAAGGATGGGGCTGAAAGGTACAGAGTTCATAATCTGCCTAGCGATGAGAGTCCAGGAGTGTATGAACTTGGCGTTGCTGTTTTACCTAGTGGCTCAGGCCGTGTTATTAAAGCGGATCAAATTGTTCCGGTTTATGTTGGACAGGCTGATAATGTAACGACCAGACTTCGGCAGTATGGCCGGACAGGGGCTCATTTGGGGAAGTCATGCTCATTTGGGAATCGGTATGAGCTAATCTGCAAGGGGCCTGGATTGTTTCAGCAGATGCTGGCAAGAGGCTACACCATTGTGTATAGATGGGCTCCTGTAAGTTTGATCTATGAT ATGAGAACCAAAAGTGAGGCGCTGAGAGCAGAACGGATGCTGCTTGACACATTTGATTACGCATGGAATACAAGATCAAATGCGTCACGGCGCCATGATGATGTCCTTCAGAAACTTGAGAAACTTGAGAAAAAGTCCTCAAAACTAACCCGATTTACTACTATTGTCCCAAGGCATCTACCTTTCGGACAGAAGCAAGTTGGTATTAGAATAAAGTCCAGCAAGATGACTTCAACTGAAGGAAAGTTCAGTGACTATGCTGATAGGGAGAGCAGGAATCTCATACCTCAAGTTATCAAGCTTGGCAGATCACAGCCTAGGTTACTTTTGGATGGAAGTGGGATTAGTCATGAAAATACCATAGTTTGTGGGGTGGCTGTTGGTGATGCGTCCATATGTACCAAGGCACCAGTTCAAGGAAGAAAGAGGTGTGCTGAACACAAAGGGATGAAGAATACTGGATCGACTACAGCTAGCAACAGAGAGTTTGTTTCATATGAAAGTCGCAGTATTAGGGAGTACACTGAAATTTGTGGGGCGGCAGCAAGTGATGGCTCTACCTGTAAAAGTCCTCCAGTTCAAGGAAGAAAGAGATGTGATGAACACAAAGGAATGCGGAATACTGGATCGACTACAGCTAGCAACAGAGAGTTTGTTCCGTATGAAAGTCGCATTCCTAGGGAGTACACTGAAATTTGTGGGGCGGCAGCAAGTGATGGCTCTACCTGTATAAGTCCTCCAGTTCAAGGAAGAAAGAGATGTGCTGAACACAAAGGAATGTGGAATACTGGATCGACTACAGCTAGCAAGAGAGAGTTTGTTTCATATGAAAGTCGCATTACTAGGGAGTACACTGAAATTTGTGGGGCGACTACAGTTAAAGGGTCTGCTTGTAGAAGACCTCCAGCTCCAGGAAGAATGAGGTGCGCCATGCACAAAGGGATGAGGAGTTGGTAG
- the LOC126789167 gene encoding protein EFFECTOR OF TRANSCRIPTION 2 isoform X2 — protein sequence MALILKLDDEAPSMVSNVLTLVVQRLKREESKCTQLDSHFFDWKVIVGPCDWEDHSANKDGAERYRVHNLPSDESPGVYELGVAVLPSGSGRVIKADQIVPVYVGQADNVTTRLRQYGRTGAHLGKSCSFGNRYELICKGPGLFQQMLARGYTIVYRWAPMRTKSEALRAERMLLDTFDYAWNTRSNASRRHDDVLQKLEKLEKKSSKLTRFTTIVPRHLPFGQKQVGIRIKSSKMTSTEGKFSDYADRESRNLIPQVIKLGRSQPRLLLDGSGISHENTIVCGVAVGDASICTKAPVQGRKRCAEHKGMKNTGSTTASNREFVSYESRSIREYTEICGAAASDGSTCKSPPVQGRKRCDEHKGMRNTGSTTASNREFVPYESRIPREYTEICGAAASDGSTCISPPVQGRKRCAEHKGMWNTGSTTASKREFVSYESRITREYTEICGATTVKGSACRRPPAPGRMRCAMHKGMRSW from the exons aTGGCTTTGATACTCAAACTTGATGATGAAGCCCCTTCAATGGTGTCCAACGTCTTAACCCTTGTTGTTCAAAGGTTGAAGAGGGAAGAAAGCAAGTGTACCCAGCTAGACTCTCACTTTTTTGATTGGAAG GTTATTGTTGGGCCTTGTGACTGGGAGGACCATTCAGCGAACAAGGATGGGGCTGAAAGGTACAGAGTTCATAATCTGCCTAGCGATGAGAGTCCAGGAGTGTATGAACTTGGCGTTGCTGTTTTACCTAGTGGCTCAGGCCGTGTTATTAAAGCGGATCAAATTGTTCCGGTTTATGTTGGACAGGCTGATAATGTAACGACCAGACTTCGGCAGTATGGCCGGACAGGGGCTCATTTGGGGAAGTCATGCTCATTTGGGAATCGGTATGAGCTAATCTGCAAGGGGCCTGGATTGTTTCAGCAGATGCTGGCAAGAGGCTACACCATTGTGTATAGATGGGCTCCT ATGAGAACCAAAAGTGAGGCGCTGAGAGCAGAACGGATGCTGCTTGACACATTTGATTACGCATGGAATACAAGATCAAATGCGTCACGGCGCCATGATGATGTCCTTCAGAAACTTGAGAAACTTGAGAAAAAGTCCTCAAAACTAACCCGATTTACTACTATTGTCCCAAGGCATCTACCTTTCGGACAGAAGCAAGTTGGTATTAGAATAAAGTCCAGCAAGATGACTTCAACTGAAGGAAAGTTCAGTGACTATGCTGATAGGGAGAGCAGGAATCTCATACCTCAAGTTATCAAGCTTGGCAGATCACAGCCTAGGTTACTTTTGGATGGAAGTGGGATTAGTCATGAAAATACCATAGTTTGTGGGGTGGCTGTTGGTGATGCGTCCATATGTACCAAGGCACCAGTTCAAGGAAGAAAGAGGTGTGCTGAACACAAAGGGATGAAGAATACTGGATCGACTACAGCTAGCAACAGAGAGTTTGTTTCATATGAAAGTCGCAGTATTAGGGAGTACACTGAAATTTGTGGGGCGGCAGCAAGTGATGGCTCTACCTGTAAAAGTCCTCCAGTTCAAGGAAGAAAGAGATGTGATGAACACAAAGGAATGCGGAATACTGGATCGACTACAGCTAGCAACAGAGAGTTTGTTCCGTATGAAAGTCGCATTCCTAGGGAGTACACTGAAATTTGTGGGGCGGCAGCAAGTGATGGCTCTACCTGTATAAGTCCTCCAGTTCAAGGAAGAAAGAGATGTGCTGAACACAAAGGAATGTGGAATACTGGATCGACTACAGCTAGCAAGAGAGAGTTTGTTTCATATGAAAGTCGCATTACTAGGGAGTACACTGAAATTTGTGGGGCGACTACAGTTAAAGGGTCTGCTTGTAGAAGACCTCCAGCTCCAGGAAGAATGAGGTGCGCCATGCACAAAGGGATGAGGAGTTGGTAG
- the LOC126793770 gene encoding protein EFFECTOR OF TRANSCRIPTION 2-like has translation MVATDLTAALPRLKREDCKRTKHDPHFSNWKVLVGPCDWEDYAAGKEGAERYRVHNMPKDESPGLYELGVAVWRGRGTGSDKVVPVYLGQADSVRTRLQQYGRTGAHLGKCCAVGNTSERLRKGPGLFEEMLARGYPIVYRWAPMETKSKALETESQLLNTFDYAWNTSINGARRPDDVLQRLKKVSSKPMRFTNIVQRLLPFRQKQVGITINSRKLVSSEENFSDYADRDRRSLIPHVFKFGRLQPRLVLDGSGFTQENTIICGVAIDDGSICRKEPVQGRKRCAEHKGMRITGSITVKISHSNIDSSSSVISNREIVSDESGITQENTIICGVVIGDDSVCRTPPVQGRKRCAAHKGMRIKRSITVGISDNNVDSKRSVISNKKLESHDASNMKYETVELPPVCVSQSPTICGFILPGGSHCRIESRQGRKRCDDHKGRRIQKSKSKSVKEEIVEKCA, from the exons ATGGTAGCCACCGACTTAACCGCTGCTCTCCCAAGATTGAAGAGGGAAGATTGCAAGCGCACAAAACATGACCCCCACTTCTCCAATTGGAAG GTTCTTGTCGGGCCCTGTGACTGGGAGGACTATGCAGCCGGCAAGGAAGGAGCTGAGAGGTACAGAGTACATAACATGCCTAAAGATGAGAGTCCGGGACTGTATGAACTCGGGGTTGCTGTTTGGCGGGGTCGTGGGACTGGATCGGATAAGGTAGTCCCGGTTTATCTTGGGCAAGCTGATAGTGTGAGGACTAGGCTTCAGCAGTATGGCCGGACAGGGGCTCATTTGGGGAAGTGCTGTGCGGTTGGGAATACGAGTGAGCGGTTACGAAAGGGGCCTGGATTGTTTGAGGAGATGCTGGCTAGAGGCTACCCCATTGTGTACAGATGGGCTCCT ATGGAAACCAAAAGCAAGGCGTTGGAAACAGAAAGTCAGCTGCTTAACACATTTGATTATGCATGGAACACAAGCATCAATGGTGCACGGCGTCCTGATGATGTCCTTCAGAGACTCAAGAAAGTTTCCTCAAAACCTATGCGATTTACTAATATTGTTCAGAGGCTTCTACCTTTCCGACAGAAGCAAGTCGGTATCACAATTAACTCTAGAAAACTGGTTTCATCAGAGGAAAATTTCAGTGACTATGCTGATAGGGACCGCAGGAGTCTCATACCCCACGTTTTCAAGTTTGGCAGATTACAGCCTAGGTTAGTTTTGGATGGAAGTGGGTTTACTCAGGAAAATACTATAATTTGTGGGGTAGCTATAGATGATGGGTCCATATGTAGAAAGGAACCAGTTCAAGGAAGAAAGAGGTGTGCTGAACATAAAGGGATGAGAATTACAGGGTCGATTACAGTCAAGATATCACATAGCAACATTGATTCAAGCTCCAGTGTTATCAGCAATAGAGAAATTGTTTCGGATGAAAGTGGCATTACTCAGGAAAATACTATAATTTGTGGGGTGGTTATTGGTGATGACTCTGTGTGTAGAACACCACCAGTCCAAGGAAGAAAGAGGTGTGCTGCACACAAAGGGATGAGGATTAAAAGGTCAATTACAGTTGGGATATCAGATAACAATGTGGACTCAAAACGCAGTGTCATTAGCAACAAAAAGCTTGAAAGTCATGACGCATCAAATATGAAGTATGAAACAGTAGAGCTTCCACCAGTTTGTGTTAGTCAGAGCCCTACAATATGCGGATTCATCTTGCCTGGTGGCTCTCACTGTAGAATAGAATCAAGGCAAGGAAGAAAAAGGTGTGATGATCACAAAGGGAGAAGAATCCAGAAATCCAAGTCCAAGTCAGTGAAAGAAGAGATTGTCGAAAAATGTGCAtga